In Paenibacillus larvae subsp. larvae, the following proteins share a genomic window:
- a CDS encoding RNA-guided endonuclease InsQ/TnpB family protein: protein MQALTVKIRIFPDQPAILRQLGNEYIRVVNQLTKRAEQLGAFPKMTTKDVETVLPSAVCNQAIRDAKSVFSKIKKLGVRPILKKSVYFVNNQNYTVSENTVAFPIVVDKKTKKTAFRATATSRDMELLRKAKLGLMRIIEKSGKWYAQISIEVPTSVTNNENIMGIDLGLKVPAVSVTSTGKTRFFGNGRENKYIRRKYQQRRRKLGKLKKLSAIRKPGNKEQRWMKDQNHKISRQIVDTAIQENVSIIKLERLENIRKTARTSRKNAKNLHSWTFYQLQQFISYKANLVGIKIVEVNPAYTSQTCPACAEKNKAKDRGYECSCGFNAHRDRVGAINIMNQPVADGNSLSA from the coding sequence ATGCAAGCTTTAACCGTTAAAATACGCATATTTCCTGATCAACCAGCCATTCTACGTCAATTGGGAAATGAGTACATTCGGGTAGTCAATCAATTAACCAAACGGGCTGAACAATTAGGGGCATTTCCGAAAATGACTACAAAAGATGTAGAAACAGTTCTTCCGTCTGCCGTTTGTAATCAAGCGATTCGTGATGCCAAAAGTGTTTTCAGTAAAATCAAGAAACTTGGTGTTCGTCCAATTCTTAAAAAATCTGTATATTTCGTTAACAATCAAAACTACACGGTATCCGAAAATACAGTTGCGTTTCCTATCGTTGTAGATAAAAAGACGAAGAAAACAGCGTTTCGGGCTACAGCGACTAGCAGAGATATGGAACTGTTAAGAAAAGCCAAACTTGGATTGATGCGTATTATCGAAAAGTCAGGAAAATGGTACGCTCAAATTTCAATAGAAGTACCTACAAGCGTAACAAACAACGAAAACATCATGGGTATTGATCTTGGTTTGAAAGTTCCCGCTGTTTCTGTAACTTCTACGGGTAAAACCCGATTCTTTGGAAACGGCAGAGAAAACAAGTATATACGAAGAAAGTACCAACAACGCAGACGTAAATTAGGTAAACTCAAAAAATTGTCTGCCATTCGTAAGCCAGGTAATAAAGAGCAACGTTGGATGAAAGATCAAAATCATAAGATTAGTCGGCAAATTGTCGATACAGCCATTCAGGAAAATGTGTCCATAATCAAGCTTGAACGACTGGAGAATATTCGCAAGACGGCAAGAACAAGCCGCAAAAACGCAAAGAATCTGCATAGTTGGACTTTTTATCAGCTTCAACAATTCATCTCCTACAAAGCAAACCTAGTCGGCATAAAGATTGTGGAGGTAAATCCTGCCTACACTTCTCAAACATGTCCTGCCTGTGCGGAGAAGAACAAAGCGAAAGACAGAGGGTACGAATGTTCATGCGGATTCAACGCTCATCGAGATCGGGTTGGAGCGATCAATATCATGAATCAACCTGTGGCAGATGGTAACAGTCTGTCAGCCTAA